One Vicinamibacterales bacterium genomic window, CCTCGACATTGCAGTATCCCGACTTCACGTCCGGGGCACCCAGGCCAGGGCCACCAGTTGCACGGACACACCGCCACGCTTCGGCTTCACCAACACGCGCTCGAAGACTTCCGACGAGACATCCCACTCGGCCGACACCGCCTGCAAGTCCGCTTCGAGCGCGGCCTGCAGTTCGGCGAGTTGCCGCGTGAGTGCCGCGACCGTCTCGGTGGCGCGGGCCACATCCTGGGATTCACGTCCGATCTTGCCCATGCCCCTCGCCGCCGTGGTCGCGCGGCCCAGCGTGCTGGCGCTGACGGCCTTGCGTCCGAGCAGCGCGCCGAAGATGGTGGCGCCAATCGACACCGCGGTGGACATCCTGGCGCCAGTGGCCTGCTCGCTCTGGACCTGCACGGCGTGCTCGGCCCGACGAATGCGATCCTGGAGGGTCGTCAATTTCGACGCGTATTTTCCGCGGACCTTGGCCAGCGCCGCGTCCCGCGCTTCGCGGGCCTCGGTGTTGAGCCGGATGCGGAAGGCGCGTTCCGATTCCTCGGGCGCCGACAACATCCTGGTGCCCGCGCTCTTGAACAGCTCGATCGACTGCGATTGCGCCGCCCACCGCGCGAAGTCTTTCTCCCAGGTCGCATAGCTCCTGGGCTTGGCGGCCGCGGCCGGCAGTGCGGCGAACGTCGCCGACGCGCCCTCCGGAGCCTTCCGCAGATCCTTCACGGAGAAGCCGGCCGGCTCGGCGTGTTCCCAATCGACGGCCACGGCGCCGTCGCCGATCGGCGTCACCACCGCCACCTCGCGCGTCTCATCGAGTCCGAGCTTGGCATCCGAATACGCGACGCGCGCGACGCCGAGCACCATGGGCACATACGAGTCGCCGCCCGGCACGAAATATTGCGAGATGGCCGGATCAAGAAGAGGCCCGCCTTCGCTCGCGCGGGTTTCTCCAGCGAGCTTCGGCCCGCCTTCGCTCGCGCGGGTTTCTCCAGCGAGCTTCGGCGAGGTCTCGCCGTAGCGGCCTTCGGCCGCGGAGGCGGACACCTGAGGCATCTTAGGCACTGCTGTCTGCGCAGGTGCGGGCCGTGAAGCCGTGAGCCTTCGTATCTCATCGCGGCCAAGAGGACCGCGCAGGTAGGAGAGCGTCCACCGCGTCTCGAAGAGGACCGGCTCCTTCTCGTGCACGTTGTGCAACATGAACACGCGCTTGCCCAGCGACGAGAGCAGCTGATCGATCCTGGCCCGATCGAAGCCCGTGCCCGCGGTTCCCGCGGCCCCCTCGAGGCCGTCCAGCACCCGCGCCTTGTCGCGATCGGTCTGCAGGCGGCCCAGCATCCAGGTGCCGGCGTTGGCGAGCGCCTTGTAGTCCAGGTCCACCGGATTCTGCGTCGCCACCGTCAGCCCAAGGCCGAACGCGCGCGCCTGTTTCAACAGCGTGAGCAGCGGCGCCTTCGACGGCGGGTTGGCCACCGGTGGCAGAAAGCCGAAGATCTCGTCGAAGTAGACGAGCGCCCGCAGGCTGGAAGTGCCGCGCTGGCTGCGCATCCACCCGACCAGCTCGTTGAGCAGCAGCGACACGAAGAACATCCGCTCCTGGTCGTCCAGGTGGGCAATGGAAATCACGCTCACGCGGGGGCGGCCGTTGGCGCCGTAGAGCAGCGCGTCGATGTCGAGCGGCTCGCCCTCGAGCCAGCTGCTGAAGCCGGGCGCGGCCAGCAACTGGTTGAGCTGCATGGCCAGCGCGAAGCGGTCCCTGGCGGGGTAGAACGACTCGAGGTCGAGCACGCCGACCCTGGTGATCGGCGGCGTTTGAACCTGGGCGATCAACGCCGGCAGATCCAGGCTGATGCCCGCCTTCCACGCCTCGGTGAAGAGCGTGGAGATCAGCACGTGTTCGCGGCTGCGGAGGGGCTCCGCATTCACGCCCGCCAGCGTCAGCACGCTGGTCGCCGCGGTCGCGACCCGGTCCGACAGCAACTCAGGGTCGTTCAGGATGGCCGGCTCCGGCGCCGAGAACGACTTGACGATGGAGATGGGCCGCCCGCTCGAGCTGCCGGGCGTGTAGAGCGCGAAGTCGGCCGCCGCCCGCAGCCGCTCGATGCGCGCGCCGGTCTGGCCCCAATCTTCGAGGCCCTTCGACCACCGCGCCGCTTCGGCCTCGCCAAACGCCTCCGTCGATTGCCCGGCCCGCCGCGCCTCGTCCGGATTTACCCACGGCATGAACTCCGCCGCCGACAACTCCGGAAAGGTCAGGAGCAGGTTGCCCAGGTCGCCCTTCGGATCGATCGCGATCACCGGCACGCCGTCGATCGCGGCTTCCTCGATCAGGTCGATGCCCAGCCCCGTCTTGCCACTGCCGGTCATGCCGACAATCACTCCGTGCGTCACCAGGTCGGACGAGTCGTACATCAGCGGGACGTCGCGACGGGCCTTGGTAACCGGATCGACCTCGCGGCCCAGGTAGAACAGCCCGAGCTTCTCGAAATCCGTCACTGGCGCACCGTCCCGTCCGCGCGATACAAGAACAGCATCCGGTTCCGGCCCTCGGCATCGGTGAACGAGTCGGCCTTCTCCGGCGTCCAGTCGCCCATCCCGAACGAGTGGGCGACGATGCGGGCGCCGGGCTTGAGTTGTTTGGTGAGGATGGGGCGGAGCTTGAGGTTCGACGCCGAGAGCAGGTAGAGGGTGACGACCGAGGCTTCCGAGACGTCGGTCTTCATGGCGTCTTGCAGCCTGAAGGTCACCAGATGCTCGACGCCGGAGGTTTTGGCGTTGGCATTGGCCTCGGCGATGCGCTGCGGGTCAATGTCTACCCCGACGCCGCGGGCGCCGTATTTCCTGGCGGCGGTAATCGGGATTCGGCCGTCGCCGCAGCCCAAGTCGTACACGACATCTCTCTTGGTCACGCCGGCCAGGGTCAGCATCCGGTCCACCACGTCCTGCGGAGTGGGGACGTAGGGGGC contains:
- a CDS encoding DUF87 domain-containing protein, whose product is MTDFEKLGLFYLGREVDPVTKARRDVPLMYDSSDLVTHGVIVGMTGSGKTGLGIDLIEEAAIDGVPVIAIDPKGDLGNLLLTFPELSAAEFMPWVNPDEARRAGQSTEAFGEAEAARWSKGLEDWGQTGARIERLRAAADFALYTPGSSSGRPISIVKSFSAPEPAILNDPELLSDRVATAATSVLTLAGVNAEPLRSREHVLISTLFTEAWKAGISLDLPALIAQVQTPPITRVGVLDLESFYPARDRFALAMQLNQLLAAPGFSSWLEGEPLDIDALLYGANGRPRVSVISIAHLDDQERMFFVSLLLNELVGWMRSQRGTSSLRALVYFDEIFGFLPPVANPPSKAPLLTLLKQARAFGLGLTVATQNPVDLDYKALANAGTWMLGRLQTDRDKARVLDGLEGAAGTAGTGFDRARIDQLLSSLGKRVFMLHNVHEKEPVLFETRWTLSYLRGPLGRDEIRRLTASRPAPAQTAVPKMPQVSASAAEGRYGETSPKLAGETRASEGGPKLAGETRASEGGPLLDPAISQYFVPGGDSYVPMVLGVARVAYSDAKLGLDETREVAVVTPIGDGAVAVDWEHAEPAGFSVKDLRKAPEGASATFAALPAAAAKPRSYATWEKDFARWAAQSQSIELFKSAGTRMLSAPEESERAFRIRLNTEAREARDAALAKVRGKYASKLTTLQDRIRRAEHAVQVQSEQATGARMSTAVSIGATIFGALLGRKAVSASTLGRATTAARGMGKIGRESQDVARATETVAALTRQLAELQAALEADLQAVSAEWDVSSEVFERVLVKPKRGGVSVQLVALAWVPRT
- a CDS encoding class I SAM-dependent methyltransferase, with product MFRLALQLSLMATLAGATVLAGQAPVAKRPDAPQLAPYVPTPQDVVDRMLTLAGVTKRDVVYDLGCGDGRIPITAARKYGARGVGVDIDPQRIAEANANAKTSGVEHLVTFRLQDAMKTDVSEASVVTLYLLSASNLKLRPILTKQLKPGARIVAHSFGMGDWTPEKADSFTDAEGRNRMLFLYRADGTVRQ